Genomic window (Aethina tumida isolate Nest 87 chromosome 4, icAetTumi1.1, whole genome shotgun sequence):
aagtgtttgatacaaataatgaaatatttttcttcatagtctttataattttacaattatttaaattatacaaattcttcttacatatataaattactattttacctcatattaatttttctgattgagttttctaattttattcctttggataaataattttttggttcTTCTTCTAAAAATTCATCATCAAAATAtcttagaaaaaaatgtttgatacaaataatgaaataattttcttcatagtctttataattttacaattatttaaattatacaaattcttCTTACACTTATAAATTACTCTTTTATCTCCCATTAGTTTTTCTGATtgagttttttgattttattcctttgaatagataattttttggttCTTCTTAAGATTCattatcaaaatatcttagggaaaagtgtttgatacaaataatgaaatatttttcttcatagtctttataattttacaattatttaaattatacaaattcttcttacatatataaattagtattttatctcctattattttttctaattgagttttttgattttatgcctttgaatagataaatttttgGTTCTTCTTCTTAAGATTCattatcaaaatatcttaGGGAAAAGTGTTTGacacaaataatgaaatatttttcttcataacctttataattttacaattatttaaatttcacataTTCTTACACATAGATATTACTCTTTTAtctcttatttgtttttctgattgagttttttgattttattcgtTTAGACAGATAATTTTTTGGTTCTTCTTCTAAAGATTCattatcaaaatatcttaGGGAAAAGTGTTTGGcacaaataatgaaatatttttcttcataatctttataattttacaattatttaaatttcacataTTCTTACACATAGATATTACTCTTTTAtctcttatttgtttttctgattgagttttttgattttattcgtttagatagataattttttggttCTTCTTCTAAAGATTCattatcaaaatatcttaGAGAAAAGTGTTTGGcacaaataatgaaatatttttcttcataatctttataattttacaattatttaaattatacaaattcttcttacatatataaattactattttatctcatattaatttttctgattGAGTTTTCTGATTTTATTCCTTTGGaaagataattttttggtttttcTTCTTaagattcattattaaaatatcttagggaaaagtgtttgatacaaataatgaaatatttttcttcatagtctttataattttacaattatttaaattatacaaattcttcttacatatataaattattattttatctcctattagtttttctaattgagttttttgattttattcctttggatagataattttttggttCTTCTTCAAAAGAttcattactaaaatattttagggaaaagtgtttgatacaaataatgaaataatttttttcatagtctttataattttataattatttaaattatacaaattcttcttacatatataaattacttttatctcctattagtttttctaattgagttttttgattttattcctttgaatagataattttttggttCTTCTTCTTAAGATTCattatcaaaatatcttaGGGACAAGTGTTTGATAGTAACAGaagaattttaagatttaatttaatcacaaaaattaagaagaatttctaaaatttgaagaaatttaaacacttttcTCTAAGATATATTGATAATGAATTTTCAGAACAACAGaataaccaaaaaatatttaaaaattaaaaaaaataagaagaaaGACCTAGAGAATTTCAAGAATCTATGATTTTATAGAATTCCTGGAAATCtcgaaaatttaaagattctgAAAAAAGAATAAGAATGGTCTAAACTAACAATAAGTAATACACCAGTCTCAGAACcatttggatttttaattaatataaaattatctgtaTATTACATCCACGTGATCTTCcgtgaaaattaatttcagtcaCTGATTTTATCTCGATTCACAGATTCAATTACAAATTCCCATACGCCATGGGATCTCGCAGGCCTAAAAATTTCAgccaattcattttaattgcttCGCTCACTTGCCCAAATTGGGACTCTCCAAATTGAATTCGAACAAAAAAAGAAGCCATATTATAATGGCACATTGTGTACGAGCGGTCGCAATTTCATAAAACTTTGCGTCTGCCTAACTGTTCTCGTTGGATCTAATACGGACTATgggaatgttatttttttgctCGCAGCAAGATGTGAATTACTTGCAAATTTGCGCTATCATTGTTTGGAATTTTTACATGCGATCTTCTGTGTTTGGAATAATGTCACTGGTAAGGCGCGAAAGTAATTTCGCAATTTGCTCATCCTGTGTGTTTTGTGTTTGTGGAGGACGGTTCAGTTGTGGGCTTAATGAGAGTTTAATCGACTCTTTCGGTTTTTATTGGGATTTGACCACTTTTCACACGTCTAAAATGGTTGTCCCAATTTTCTGTAATAcactgttccaagaaattGACGCATTTGTACTTGATTTGAAACACCCTTTATCATCCCCATTTTCTACTACccaaataatacttttactccaaatttggaccaaaatcaaattctaacccagattttgagtttgaacagaagatgtgaggCTGTCATTCGTGGTAGAACTGAAAATAccccatattaagttcaaatttttattttttatatacattaaattttgttaatttttaatttttttagaaaaattcaatCAGAAAAACTAATAGGAGATAAAAGAGTAATTTATATGTGTAAGaagaatttgtatattttaaacaattgtaaaattataaagactATGAaggaaattatttcattatttgtaaCACACACTTTTTCCTAAGATATTTTGGTAATTAATCTTTAGAAGATGAACATATATGAATTacttttatagatattattaatttttctgagtgtttgattttattcttttagatatattagatcttgaaattctttagtttcttgtcATTCTTCAGAATTTCTATATTCTTGTgttgctttagattctttatatctttaagatttttcacattttttaaatttttcaaaacacgagattcttttaattctttatagttatttgacatttttttagattcttcaaaatttCGATATTCttcgattttttttagtttccaGAAATTTCTTTGGATCTTCTTCTaaagatttattatcaaaatatatttgggaaaatgtctgaaataatgaaataattttctttattttctttgtaatcttaaatttatttaaattatagaaattcttCTTACACATATGAATTACTTTTacagataatattattttttctgactgtgtttttgattttattcctttatatatattagatcTTGAAATTCTTCAGTTTCTTGTCATTCTTCAGAAGACGgcattcttttgattctttagattctttacatatttaagtaatttaacattttttagattcttcagtattttgatattatttgatgtttttttattttctagatAGTTCTTTGGTTCTTCTTCTAAggatttattatgaaaatatattaggaAAAAGTGTTTGacacaaataatgaaataattttctttattttctttgtaatcttaaatttatttaaattacaaaaattcttcTTACACATatgaattacttttttagacaatattaatttttttgattgtgtttttaatattattcttctatatatattagatcccgaaattctttagattcttgtcACTCTTCAGAAGACGACATTCTtgtgattctttagattctttatatacttaagttatttaacattttttaaaatcttcagAATTTCAGATCTTCAGATATATTAGATGTTGAAATTCTTCAGTTTCTTGTCgtgtttcaaaatttctatattctTGTAgtgttttagattctttatagatttttcacattttttaaattcttcagaatatgacatttttgtcattctttagattctttatatacttaatttatttggcatttttcagattcttcagaaaTTCAAGAATTCTTcttacacatttaaattatttttatagattttattatttgtttctgattgagttatattattttattcctttagATAGGATAGATCTTGAAATTCTTCAGCCTCTTGTTTGTTCTCTGGATtctttatatctttttttacactttttaatttctttagaaatttgacatttttgtaatattttaaattctatccTTACGTTATTTGGCATTGTTGAATTTCGATAATCTTATGACTGCTTCTTTTCGATattctttgatttattttagtttataaaaatatatttggtttTTCTAAAGatttattgtcaaaatatcttagcaaaaatgtttaagacaaataattaaataattctgttcaAATTCTTTGTAAgcctaaaattatataaattatcgaaattcttcatatttttgagATTCATTGGAACtaagaaaaaatacataaacaaaaaaccaaacatatttaaaaatgcttgatgcaaataattaaatcaacccAAGTACCAGAATCatgttcttttaaaattaatgatctgTACTTCCTTCCTTGTTAgtgtaagaattttattattacgaagattaaatctgttaattaattagctgtacttattttaatataaaatatatattgttattttaatatcgatttacttatatatttctaacagttacaaaaacaaTAGTTTTGTAGATATTTCGAATCAATATCTTATACAAACATTTGTTCATTAATCATCTTCATAAATCACCTGTTACTTTCAATATTCATCTTGTTTGTcgggaattttttaatataaaaccaacagttatttacaaattacataCTGATTATGACAACAAATTTGTTAAGCACAGTTACTGCACATTTTTCTAAAgttaaatgtttgttatttCATCTGATGGCCGTCATATACCTTGGTGAAGAAGCCAGATTGTTTTCTGCTGGCATGAAAAACCGAAAATGGACTAACCACCGGTTTCCGACTGGCAAAACAGTGCAAAGACGATAATGTATGTGATTTTCGATTTACCACTATATTAATAAGGTACAATACATGTCAAACGTACTTGTTTATAGTTGGTGTGTTATTTTCCTTTATGTAGATTCAATGTTAATATGTAGGTTGCAGTTATTCTTGTACGAATTATGCCTAAGGCAATGCAAATTTGATCAATGAATAAACAAGTAGATGATAAGATAAGTAAGCATATCGTTTTaaggaaaattgtttttttttttctggaatTATGGTGGGTTAGTGAGTCGACGTTACATACGGAAACTGATGCGATGTGCAGAGCAaaaagaattataacaaaaggTGCGTGCGAAAGTACATTAGTCTGATGACTGACTAATTATCTTAGGCTGATAAGAATCTACTGTGAACAATGCacaagttataataaaatgtttatcccATCAttctaaaaaacaatattcaattaatcatttttaattgtatatgtagaatatatttttgttttgaactatatataagtatatgataaaagaattataaaatatcattctTTTTAAGCAAGAAGATAATGTTACAGTATTCTTGTTTCCAATGTATTTGCAGATATCCAAAACTGGACATAGGTGGCGCCATTACCAATAAATCATTAACTAATCACAATATACTGTCACATCAAGCTGAGATATTCAGTATCGAATATATACAAGTTTTTACACTACAGCAAAATGTCCCAATGctcaaaactatatttatacGAATATTTACCTGGGGAAGTTTCGGATTTTTCACCAAATGTTGCTCCAGCAAATACACACTATTACATTAAATCCGATTTAGGACCGGATCAACAAGAAAAGATCGACCAACTTAAATTGGAAACACTCAAGgagaatcataaatatttaagtgagCACCCTGAAGTAAGTAATACGTTGTAATGTGaaccaaattattaaacacaaaatattttaggtaaaagcaatcatttatatattattagaacGACTTCTGAAGAAAAGACCTGGTACCAATATTGCATCTTTTATAGCTAATTATTTTCGTAAGCAAAGTTTAATGAATCTTAACGGAGATATTGCGAAATATTGTAGACGAAGGGTAAATTGTTGTCTTATTAACTTGAAAATgtggtattaaaaatatactttgtaGAACATCCCCTTGAAATCTGGTTCAGGTTTATGGAATGAAGGAAATAATTGACTTATATATATGTgggtacataaaataataacatttcatTACTTatgttcttaaacaattccAGGTCTGCCTAAaactctatttatttatatgcagtatcgccaacaatttttatttttaagatactatctaataaattatttcaaataaaaaatgactttttatttatgacatttaatgtcaatttttttgtatatttgtctAGTTGTGTGCATTTTGTTCAAAACGTTTTGTgcctttattttacatttttagccATGAACTCGATAGAACCCAAAAAACCCCTGTACCTGTACATAAGTGAGCCAACAAACTTCAACGTAAACGAACCTGCTGAAGGGACCAAGCCGAACTGCTTTCACGACTTGGTTTCGGAACAGCAGACAAAACTCAACGAGCTCAAATACAAAACCATTAAAGAGAATCACGAGTATTTAAAAGAACATCCGGAAGTAAGTAGGAATTATGAGTCCGCTTTTTATGGTAAAAGTCGTTTCAGGTTGAAGCCATCATCGTGCTGATTTTGCGGAAGGTCTTCCTCCGTCAGAAGCCTACCAACGTAGTGCAGTTCGTGGCCCAATACTTCCATCAGTCGTTCTACGACATCGAAGATGAAATTGTAGAATACTTAAAGAAAAAGGTACGAATTTCATctaattactataataatacaaaagctcaaatactttttttcaGGGGAAAAAGTATGTTAGAAGTGACAGAGTGAACTTTTCGCCTTCTGACTCCAACATGTAAACTCTTATTCTAAATTTCATGTTTGTGTAATTTCTCAATCTATACActgatgataaataataaatacaattaattaacaaacagactgaatattttaataactccatgcacaaacattaattaattcatcatcgattaaaaaaaatgattaatcatTATTCTCTTGAGCAGTATTACGACAAACAaactattatacaatttttaaacaagaagATAGTATTACAGTGTTCTTGTTTTTAATGCATTTGTAGATAATCAAAAGTTGACATAGGCGGCGTTACtacgaataaataattaaccaaTCATGTTATACCGTCTGTCAAAgactctatttatttatatgcagtacagccaacaatttttatttttaagatactatataataaatattttcaaataaaaaatgactttttatatgacatttacTGACAAACTTTTACCATTTGTCTAGTTGTGTGCATTTTATCCCTACGTTTTGTgccattattttacatttttggcaATGGACTCGATAAAGCCCAACACATCCGTGTACGTGTACATAGACGAACCGTCAGACTTCAACGCAAGCAGTCCAGCTGAAGGAACCACGCGTAACTTCATTCATGACTTGGAATCGGACCAGCAACGAAAATTCAACCAGCTCAAATGCAGGACCATTAAAGAGAACCACGAGTATTTAAAACAACACCCGGAAGTAAGTGGGAATTGTTagtctgtttttttttgtggtAAAATCCGTTTCAGGTTGAAGCCATCATCGTGCTGATTTTACGAAAGGTCTTCCTGCGTCAGAAGTCCTCCAACGTATTACAGTTTGTGGCAGAATATTTCCAACAGCCGTTCTTCGACATCGAGGATGAAATTGTAGATTACTTAAAGAAAAGGGTACGAAATTCTTCTAATTACTACATTATTACAAAGgttcaaatgatttttttctagGGGAAGAAGTATGTTAGAAGTGACAGAGTGGATTTTGAGCCTTCCGATTCCAACACGTAAACACttcattgtaaattttaagtttgtgTTATTCCTCTATTTTTACACTTAtgagatataataaatacaattaatttaccaaGGAAcagttaatttctttattattattattattatgactaaaatgtatttaaagagGATGAgacattaaaaagtatatttagataatttatactcTTGAATAAATGCAGTTTCTCagtgaaaattattagaaatcatTACATATTccacatttgaatattttagtaactCCATACACAAACATGAATTCATTATcgattaaaaatgattgatcAATAATCTGTCGACCAAAATTacgacaataattataaaaaacgtattatattctttttaagtaagaagataattttacagttttcatGTTTTCAATTCATTTGTAGAGATCCATGATTTGGCATAGGTGGCGCCACCACCAATAAATCATTATATACTGTCACATCAAGCTGTGATATtcagtatataatatatacaagttTATACACTACAAAAAAATGTCCCAACGCTCTAAACTATATTTATACGAATATTTGCCTGAAGAAGTTTCTGATTTTTCTCCAAACGTTGCTCCAGCAAATACACACTACTACATTAAGTCCGATTTAGAACCGGATCAACAGAAAAAGCTCGACCAACTTAAATTGGAAACACTTAGGgagaatcataaatatttaagtgagCACCCTGAAGTAAGTAATACATTGGAATATGAGCCAAATTATTAAACTCAAAACTATTTTAGGTAAaggcaattatttatatattattggaaAGGCTTTTGAAGAAAAGACCTTGTACCAATGTCAAATCTTTTATAGCCAATTATTTtcgtaaagaaaatttaatgaatcttaACGAAGATATTGCCAAATATTGTAGACGTAGGGTAAATTGTTGTCATATTAACTTGAAAATATGgtattataatatactttGTAGAACATCCCCTTAAAATCTGGTTCAGATTTATGGAATggagaaaataattgactTATACATATGTgagtacataaaataataacaattaattacttatgtTCCTAAACAATTCCAGGCCTGTCTAggactatatttatttataagcaGTACcgccaacaatttttaattttaagatactatatattaaatttttttcaaataaaatatgagtttttatatgacatttaatgtcaaacttttattatttgtctaGTTGTGTGCATTTTACACAAACGTTTTGttccattattttacattttttctaatgGACTCGATAGAACCCAAAAAACCCACGTACGTCTACATAAATGAACCATCAAACTTCAACGTAGGCGATCCAGCTGAAGGAACCAAACCGAACTTCTTTCACGACTTGGTTCCGGACCAGCAAACCCAACTCAACCTGCTTAAATACAAGACCATTAAAGAGAACCACGAGTATTTACAAGAACATCCGGAAGTAAGTAGGAATTGTTAGTCTGTTGTTTATGGCATTAAAATTCGTTTCAGGTTGAAGCCATCATCATGCTGATTTTGCGAAAGGTCTTCCAGCGCCAGAAGCCCACCAACATAATACAGTTCGTCGCCCAATACTTCCATCAGTCATTCTACGACATCGAGGATGAAATTGTGGATTACCTAAAGAAAAAGGTACGAAATTCTTCTAATTACTACATTATTATAAAggatcaaatttttttttctagggGAAGAAGTATGTTAGAAGTGACAGAGTGAATTTTTCGCCTTCCACTTCCAACACGTAAATACTTCgttgtaaattttaagtttgtgTTAGtcctcaatttttatattgatgggaaataataaatacaattaaataatcaagaaACTGTTCATTTTTTGTATGTTATTATGACTGAAATGTATTTAACGTGGATgagatattaaacaatatatttagataatttatactcCTGAATAATTAAGAGTTTCTCAGtgaaaattatcttttgattacCTCTGTAgctatttattaagaaatcatTATGTATTCCACATTTAAATCAAACTAAAcagattgaatattttaataactcaatatacaaacattaattaattcatcatcgattaattaataatatgtcgAACAATATTccgacaataattaaaaaaatgtattatattcattttaagtaAGAAGATAATATTACAGTGTTCTTGTTTTTAATGCATTTGTAGATATCCAAAAGTTGACATAGGTGGCGCCACTACCAATAAATCATTAACCAATCATAATATACTGTCACATCAATCTGAGATATTCAGTATCGAATATATACAAGTTTTTACACTACTGAAAAATGTCCCAATGctcaaaactatatttatacGAATATTTGCCTGAGGAAATTTCGACTTTTTCGCCAAACGTTGCTCCAGCAAATACACACTACTACATTAAGTCCGATTTAGAATCGGACCAACAAGAAAAGTTTGACCAACTTAAATTGGAAACACTCAATgagaatcataaatatttaagtgagCACCCTGAAGTAAGTAAAACATTGTAATATGAgccaaattattaaacacaaaatattttaggtaaaagcaataatttatatattattagaacGACTTCTGAAGAAACGACCTGGTGCCAATGTCACGTCTTTTATAGCTAATTATTTTCGTAAAGAAAGTTTAATGAATCTTAACGGAGATATTGCGAAATATTGTAGACGAAGGGTAAATTGATGTCTTATTAACTGGAAAATgtggtattaaaaatatactttgtaGAACATCCCCTTGAAATCTGGTACAGGTTTATGGAATGAAGGAAATAATTGACTTATACATATGTGAgtacataaaacaataacgTTCAATTACTTaagttcttaaacaatttcagGTCTGTCTAAGactccatttatttatatgcagtaccgccaacaatttttatttttaagatactatctaataaattttttcaa
Coding sequences:
- the LOC109605020 gene encoding uncharacterized protein LOC109605020; the protein is MDSIEPKKPTYVYINEPSNFNVGDPAEGTKPNFFHDLVPDQQTQLNLLKYKTIKENHEYLQEHPEVEAIIMLILRKVFQRQKPTNIIQFVAQYFHQSFYDIEDEIVDYLKKKGKKYVRSDRVNFSPSTSNT
- the LOC109605024 gene encoding uncharacterized protein LOC109605024; the encoded protein is MDSIKPNTSVYVYIDEPSDFNASSPAEGTTRNFIHDLESDQQRKFNQLKCRTIKENHEYLKQHPEVEAIIVLILRKVFLRQKSSNVLQFVAEYFQQPFFDIEDEIVDYLKKRGKKYVRSDRVDFEPSDSNT
- the LOC109605026 gene encoding uncharacterized protein LOC109605026 produces the protein MSQCSKLYLYEYLPGEVSDFSPNVAPANTHYYIKSDLGPDQQEKIDQLKLETLKENHKYLSEHPEVKAIIYILLERLLKKRPGTNIASFIANYFRKQSLMNLNGDIAKYCRRRNIPLKSGSGLWNEGNN